The following coding sequences are from one Octopus bimaculoides isolate UCB-OBI-ISO-001 chromosome 3, ASM119413v2, whole genome shotgun sequence window:
- the LOC106873267 gene encoding zinc finger BED domain-containing protein 5: MFYSREKLTAFKMRLELWHQKLDRKNFASFPQLNMFIDENVIQVGDDIVELMKQHVSILGREIFLYFPDFHGFDKYFRFIRNSFVLSVSDLPTQDNSIQDQFIDLVNDRGEKCFSCEMCCSDFWIEMARSYFDVVKVSLKVLMPFPTTYECETPFSTFLANKTKSRNQLDVTPEMRVALFKTEPIIEALVTLLGPESSEKAVKGPARKTFVKV, encoded by the exons ATGTTTTATTCTCGTGAAAAACTAACTGCTTTCAAAATGAGGCTTGAACTTTGGCACCAAAAGTTGGATAGAAAGAACTTTGCATCGTTTCCTCAGCTAAACATGTTTATTGATGAAAACGTGATTCAAGTCGGTGACGATATCGTTGAACTCATGAAACAACATGTGTCAATACTTGgcagagaaatatttctttatttccccgATTTTCATGGCTTTGACAAATACTTCCGCTTCATCAGGAACTCTTTTGTACTTTCTGTTAGCGATCTGCCAACACAAGACAATTCAATTCAAGACCAGTTCATTGATTTGGTCAATGATCGAGGTGAAAAATGTTTTTCCTGTGAAATGTGTTGTTCTGACTTTTGGATTGAAATGGCACGGTCATATTTTGATGTCGTAAAGGTTTCTCTTAAAGTACTGATGCCATTTCCAACCACATATGAGTGTGAGACCCCGTTTTCTACTTTCCTTGCCAACAAAACGAAATCACGAAATCAACTGGATGTCACACCAGAAATGAGGGTTGCCCTCTTCAAAACAGAGCCGATCATAGAAGCGCTGGTTACTTTGCT GGGACCGGAATCATCGGAAAAAGCTGTAAAAGGACCAGCTCGTAAAACTTTTGTAAAAGTTTGA